ttttttaaaaaataaaatttaaatatcactAATTAACGACAATTAATTAGTATgaaatgcaattcaaaaatatttgttgGCTTGTTGTTAGTTAGACTATTGTTGGTTACCTAGCAAGattgttaaaatttatattgaCTAAATTATAggctattttattattttttaatttatttataagaaaataatattaatagataacAGAAAATATAATTGtgtattgtatatatataatctaatGATGTTGAGTAAATGTGCATGCAGCTTGATGTAATTGCAAGCCTATTAAGTGGAAGACTTGTGAGAGAAAGGATTGGTCCAGCAATGTTAAGTGCTGTCCAAAGTCAGGTAATTTACTTGGTCCTAATTTCATAAGCAATTTACAATGATGTTGACAcacaaatttttgttaatgtatatatatatatatatatcaaggaCAAAAGTGTATAAATGGACACCAATtccaaaaaacaaataaacttttttacaatgtaaaaaaaatattctaaatttaattttaatactcaTAGTAGATCAAAATTTTActcaattaatgaatttaaaaattaatttcttttgttaatatgacaaaacataattaattgtatgtctcggtaaaaaaaaaattacacttgagtataaaaaatttaattttaatatttttttttgctaacgCAACTTAATTACATATGCATGTGAGATTAaccttaatttcattttcagaTGGGTGCTGTTGAGATTAACTTTGATGATGTTCAAAACATCTTTGACACTGGTGGTGCAAAAGGCTTATCAAAAGATTCAGTTGAAAAGATCTCAAAGATCATAATTACAAGTGACAACAATGTTGATGCTTCTGGTGAAAAGGTTTCTTGCTCAGTTTGCCTTCAGGTTTGTTTAAACCTCATCTTTTTTTATCTATagtaattaaaagagaaataattaACTTCTTTATTTGtcactattattttttagatttaattattttgttagtctttataattttattaaatttttaattaggtctatatatatattttttaatttggtccTTATATTACtgttaattttgtaattagattattttcatgtcaaaaacgttaaaattaacagaacatttctcttaaaaaatatgcagtaaaaaatctaatttgatttttataaatacctttaatttgtaaaaaaatattcagttaactttaaaaaattttacattagAAAATACctaactataaaattaaaagtagtgtagagattcaattgaaaaaaaatataaagatttaattaaaaatttgataaaactataaaaactaatagaataattaaatatattttttattaatattaataaaattgaaaagctTTCAAGTATATCAGAATATCGATATTTCAGTAAATTTTTACCgttaatcttaattatatatattatatatattttctataattaatattaacgaTTAAAAATCACTGAAACACTAATGTAGCGGTACACTtgaaaattttccaaaaaaattatatatagagagatAATATTTGGATTGAGTTTGGTATATAGAAGTTACTCACTTTTGTGTTAGATCATACCTACAAAGTGTGTTGTTGAGCTTATAAAAGTGTTATGAAATTGACATTatgaaattttgtgattttttttttcttttctcttcagGACTTTCAAATTGGAGAAACAGTTAGAAGCTTGCCCCATTGCCATCACATGTTTCACCAACCTTGCATTGACAAGTGGCTCATAAGGCATGGATCTTGCCCTCTATGTAGAAGGGATCTGTAATTTTTGTACATGTATgtggaaattaaaaaaaagtacaagcagtcagaaaaaaaaaaaaaaggaaggatATATTTCATTGTTTATATGCGCATTTAATTACTTGTAGGAACATATATACTCAGGGTACATTGTTGTAAAATTCCCTCCCAATGCCATTTATGAGTGGCACCAATATTGTACCAAGTtagtgaaaagaaaattttggcaTTAAATAGagtctattatatttattatattcttaaattaaataagtttaagacataatattagaatttttatagttaaaatattttaaatttgatttttattaatattaagagAAATAATTTTAGCCTAAGCTAAgacaacagaaaaagaaaacaaattaaatatctgtttaaaagtaatataaatatttacatatattttttgttactttaaattttttagataagtaatttttatgataataattttttatatattaaattaattttgatccATTATTGTTGACTTATTTTGAAAGAATTTCTCATTATATACCATCTAACTATCTAAGTATGTATTTATGTTGATATatcaaagtaattaattaaCTCGCACACAATTGGTTAATTGTTGTCTTAAATGTTAGTAGAAATATTAagtatagaaaattaatttttaattagtcaattaacattagtaaatttttttattgtaaaagttattttttgaCTCCTACTTTTTGGACGATTTTAGAATTTACCATTAAGATTTAgattttgaaatataaaatttagagtttagTTTAGGAtgtaaaatttaagataaaaaaatttaaaaattgattggAGAAAATTAACTCCCTAACgaattaaattcatattattCTTTTGTGATAAGGATATATGAATATATGATTAGATAAATGGTGTATGTGAGTTTTATGCCCAATTCTACCTACTAAATATTaacattcatttatttttcaaattagcAATGTGAAATTAGCTAGTCATCTTAATTGCTTAATTAAGGTCTTTTTATAGAACTTTAGCTAAGCTGAGTTTTAGCAATTTACATTAAGGTCCTTTTAAAGGATAAGACTTTAGCTAGTTCAAGTTGAGTTTGCCCGTGAATTTACTCAAATATTGAAAatgtttgataataaaaaaatattaataaaaaattgttaaaatttatcttatttaatatttattaattattataataattaataaataataaataagacaagtttggactttttttttgtctctagTGTTATGATTCAAATATATACTTGCGGTACAATAGAGAGGGGAAAGAAAAAACATAATATTTAAGaacattaaaaattatgaaaCTAGGTCAATGCGAGTTGTTTTCACAATTATTGGACTTCCATAATCATCATAAAGAGTCTTTTAATGCTTTTTAATAAAGCAAAGAAATTTGCATGaaactaattattaaattaaagtgCATCACAATCATAATTAACTGAGGATATATAATATTGAACcgagaaaaatgataaaaatggtGAATGCTATTTTAACTTTTCTAAATTAACATGTAAGTTATTTTTTCtgttatattttaattgtgTGTTTATTTAAcctgagttattttttttatttttttgtcgtCGTTGCGTCTCTCAAGCATCACCGTCTCATTagtgttttgttttctcttCCCAAATCATTCTTTTATAAAAGGTATTTCAACTATCTCTAATTACGTTTACTCTTTTCCACTCTTTTGTCGGCGTCATTACGCCTCCAAACATCACTGTCTCATTAGAAGTCTTATTTTCTCTTCCCAAATCATTCTTCCATAAAAGTATTCTAACTCTCTCTAATTGCGTTTACTCTTCTCCATTGTACTCTTTCGTCTTCGTCGTTAAGCCGCCTTTCAAGCATCACTGTCTCATTGGGTGTCTTGTTTTTTCTTCTCAAATCATTTTTTACTAATTCTCGTTAAAATAAACACCCAATTAGAATATGACACATCATAGAGGAtaacttacatgttattttagaaAAGTTAGGATAATATTTAcctaattataataataaataaaaagaaaaaaaagtgagaaaaaagaataaaagtggATTAGATGCtatgaaaagaagaaagaataagtAATAACATGGAGTAAATAAAAGTGAGaagaaatatccaaaaaaaaaaagaaaagaaaatgagtagtggatttaaagtataaaatttCGGGGGTGTGCAAGTAGGTTTTCTTGAAAAATGTTAGgtgattattatttttctatatatatttatcttatatgtaaattaatactaaccaattttttttgtttttttttggcTAAAAATATTGGCCTTCTAgcattcactttttcctttaCAAACTATTATACAAGAGGGCAAATATATATGCTTGGAATGAACAATTAGattgaattattttattggattgaatcattcaaattaaaaataaaataaaataataaatattactttttcaTGCTAAGTACGTAGTAGTAATTTATAATTACCTCCATCTATCTGAATTATTACTAGCTACACTATGATACtttaaaggtttaattactctgttggtccgtATAATTttgcgaaattttcaattaggtccttatacttttttttcttttaattaagtctttacaccaaatttttttttaattgggtccctacacttttttttctttttatttaggtctttataccaatttttttttaattgggtccctataaaattaatCCAATTACCACGAAAAAGGACTtaattgaaacaaaaaattagtgcaggaactcaattaaaaaaaatatatatagaaacctaattgaaaatttcacgaAACTATAGAGAcaaatagagtaattaaatctactttaaaagatattattgttgttgtcaaatatataattatttatgtattttttattagtttaatctcttaaaaaaatctatattgTAACATGATATTAAAACTTCTAATATTATAAATCTGAAGTTGTATCTTTGTAAAAGAAAGAATTTCAGCACTACTCTATTATGCCATCAATTTTGTGAGGCTCAAACATTTGTTGCTTTCGTCAATACATTATTACTTATAATTACTCATATTGTGTCAtagcttttttttatatagttaGAATTATGTAATGGGAAAATATAGTAtctacaaataaataaataaataaataaataaataaataaagaagtgATGAGTTTGGTATAGTACTAGGCGTGGAAATCATGAAGCATTATCCAAAACATGCGAATGagacttttcctttttcacGTTTAAATCACATGGATCATAAGTTGATAGCCTTTAATTTATTCATGGTtgtgaatatatatttaatgaaCCTTTCTctttagaatttaataatttctaTGTAATATAAGTGAAAAAAAGTTACATAAATATTCAATATCAATATTATTACACTTCTTTTCTCCTTAATTCTACTTACtctactcttttttttattttcataatatttCTCAACCTGATAGGATAAGAACTAATTTTGTTGTGGATCAAAATTTCGTTTAAAAATTTGTCATTGATCAATGAATTATTGCATAcacaatataaaatttaaatctctAACACTTACTTAAACAGACTAATAAACTAATTACTCGACCAACTCAACTTAATTGTATTATACTctactctattttattttattttattttatttggacATTGTACTCTACTCTATTTGAGTAACCATCACGCTCAAAAGCTGCTAACatgattttttaattgtttttggaCAGGGTCTACTTGGCTGTTCTcctcaaaatttttgaatcatttTAGCAACAGATTGAAATCCAACAAACCTAATATATTGGACAAaaacaaaatgcaataaaagtATCAAACTCTGCTTTTGTATTCATCTTAACACAAAGGACAATAAAATATTCATCAGTCCAGTCAAGCCCACAAAGCACAACCACAATTGACCCACATTTCTTCCACTTgacttcttttttttccctctttttttACTACTGCTTTCATCATGGATGACTTTTGGGGTGTAGTTTGTTTCCCATCTAAttaaagatatataaatatagtcaagattcaaataaattagactTAAATTGATGCTTAATAAATCATATATGCATGTAttataagataattaaaattaaaaattattattacaaaaaaattaacaaataaattagtaaaattaatttttttgtgagaTTCAAATCTAATACttataaatgagaataaaaaaatatgttatttgTATTATAATTCATTAACGGTTAAATTAGGTGAAAACTCAGATATAATTAACTTTATGTAAAGTTAATAACTAACagttattagataatttaactaatttgactaaatttttatctaacttccattatcaaattcatataaaattaaattttatctattaactttatataaagtataaactatacCTAATTATCTTCCAATAAAAATTAGAGCTACCAAACTTGAAGGCGCGCCAACCTTCACCCGTACGGCACCGGTCACCGCTGCCGGTACACCGAACACCTGTCCACACCCAATTGCTTCTGCCCCCTCCGCCTCAGCCCTCATCCACGTGGCATTCAAACTTTAGGCTCAAGTCTTCCCACTCACTcacttattaaaatattttaaaaagaacaaTGCTAACTACAGCAATATTTGTGATCGATAGTCATTAACTAATCATCAataatgatttgatggtgtgagattttatttaatgattCACTTTTTTCTGTTAGTTACATGCTGgtcaaaatacaataaaattgtTGGTCTcctagactttttcttttaaaaaatttaaataaaataggtAAAAATTCAGGTGAAATCGACTTTATACAAAATTGATGTCTAAAAACtattagataatttgactaaattttcatttaacggTTCtgaaatatcaacttcacgtaaatcGACTGGAACTGAATTTCCAcccataaaatatatatttcaattGATACGGAACGAAGCAACTCAGAGGGAATCGCAGTAACAGAATAATAaacaaactaaactaaaactgaACCAATAACAGAGTAGGGGTGCGTAATGCGCATCGCAGTTCCAACGACGACGACGACTTCCATGGCCGGCGACGAGAGACAAACTTCTTACCGTGTTCTGGCGGATCGGTGTCGGACACTGGAGGAGGAACAAGCCAAGCTCAGGGAACAGTTCCGCCAACTCTTGCAggagaaggaagaggaagaagaagaagtggtggTTGCAGATTCAACGCTGCGTTTTCTTTCGGGGAACTTCTTCTCGGATAGTCCGTACGCTAGCGTGTTGAAATGCATGGGACACGCCGTTCATGTCTACAGAGCTTCCTCCGGTGAGATCATATATTGGTAGGTGATTTACTAATTTCAGATCATAAcagtaactaactaactaactaactaaataactaaCTATTCTTTGATTCGCTTTCCTTTTATTCACTATATGCTATGCACTACTTTCTAATGAAACAGTTGCAGCTGTGAATTGCATACTGTAGATACAAAAAGAGTATATCGCGTACAAGTTAATCGATGCGAAAAGTATTTTGCATTAAGAATTTACCTTTTGTTGTGAATTATTCTTGATTTAGATTTTCCTAGAGTGATTTTGAGTTGAATATAGACGTTTCATTTTAGGAATCGTTCAGCAGAAACACTGTATGGATGGAAAGACTATGAAATCATTGGTCAAAGAGTTGCTAAGTTCCTTGTTACCGAAGAGTGTTATGAATCTCTGCAGAATATTCTAGAAAGGTTGATCAGAGGAGTTCCATGGTCTGGAAAGTTTCCTTTCAAGAAGAGATCTGGTGAAGTATTCATAGCAATAGTGACTAAAACTCCTCTTTATGAGGATGGTGAGCTTGTTGGTATTATCACTGTTTCTAGTGATGCCGCTGTATTTAACTCAATGGATTCAGAAAATAGAAGTTACCAACCTGGTAACAATGGCAAAGCTGGAGGACAGAGGATAAATTTCAAAAGAATTCAGTGGCCTCCACGACCGTTGATTGCATCATCTGTCTCTAATCTGGTTCTCCTCTTAAGCTTCATTAATACAgctgctatttttttttttttttatttcattattctcTTTGGACTTCCATCACTTTTGCTGAAATTATATCATAGAACCTAGTCTTTATATCTACCAGGCATCAAAGATTCTCCTAAATCGGCATCCGGATGATGCATTTTCCAGGAATACTACAACAGATGGAGATGAAGAAAAACACAGCATTCATGTATGTCTCCATTCTGCTTGAAGACTTTTGGGATTCTGGGTTAGCTTTTTTGGTAttataataactattttttaaaaaattttctttctaatttggATTCAGGAAAAAGAACGTCATTCTAGTCATCAGAGAAGTGAAAACAGAACTTTTAGGGAGGTGTCCGAGAAGGTTAAGTCTACTATTGTAAGTTaatttgaatttgtgaattctgcTTTGTATATCAGTCTTTGTGTGGTTAATATATGGTTTAATCACTTCAGGCAGCCAGAGTCCTAGCCAAGCTACAAACAGGGGGAAGTGAAAAATGTGGGAAGGATGATGGAAGCATTAAAAGTAATTGCACGAATGATTGTTCCGGAAGTAAGAGAGTGAATAATGAGGGTGATTCTTCTGGAGGCTCAGTAGCTTTAACTCCACGCAAGGATGGTGCTAATGAAGAGGATAGAGAAGTAAATATTCATAAATATAGTTCTTTTTGGGATAGCACTATAGCGGATACAAATATTTGTGCACAAAGAACATTCACTGTTCTCAAATTTATTTCTGTAGAATCTTTCTGAAGGGAGTACATTGAATGTTTTCGTTCTCCCTTTTCCTAGGACCCATTGTTAAGATTACACTGCAAATTTAATCCAAAGAAAAAGGAACAAGAAGCTATAAATATGGTGATAGAAGATGAAATGAAAAAGCAACAAGAAGGACTGCAATTGCAAAGTACACGAGAAAGCACTGGCAGTAATGGAGGCAGTAATGGAAGTTCATCAAGTAAGGGTGACAATGAGTCAAACTCTATTGTGAAGTCTGAAATCCATTGGGAAAACCTTCAATTAAGAGAGGAGATTGGTCAAGGTAGTTGATTCTGTTGTGCATTTTTATGATTCCTTTATGCTATGTTGAGGAGTTGAAATGCTGAGACACTTCTATCTTGTTGAAGCAGTCCAATACAATTTCCGTTTGCACATATTATCAGTTAAATATATTGATTCCAGACCTCATTatgttttttctttatgttgcaGGGTCTTATGCAGTTGTGTATCACGGAATATGGAATGGATCGGTAATAATTCAACGTATTCTTTTTATTGTCTTCGTAGGAGTATTGATTTGGCATCTACTGATGTGCCCTATATTCTTTATATCAGGATGTTGCTGTCAAGGTTTACTTTGGGAATGGATACACAGAGGAGACCTTACATGACTACAAAAAAGAGGTATAAGAATTTAAGTTTCATTTTATATTTGCctgattgagaaagaaaacaGCTCATTCCGGAATCTGTGTGCTTACTTCAGATTGATATAATGAAGAGACTAAGACACCCTAATGTATTACTTTTCATGGGAGCAGTATATTCGCAGGAAAGGCTTGCCATTGTAACAGAACTATTACCTAGGTAAGTGTTAGAGCTTGTTATATTGAATGTAAAATAAGTTGTGCTTACTTAGATGCACAAAAGTATCATGCATCTATtaggttttatttttattatttattttttttgtcatcatGTAATAGATATGTGAATTATTGAATATGAAAGTATCAATCAGTACGTGCATAAAATCCCTATCAATTTCTACTTTCTTTGAGAAAATTTGAGGAGCATCTtacattgattttattgaactTGGTAGGGGAAGCCTTTTCAAAATTCTGCACAAGAGTAATCAGCCACTAGATATCAGAAGGCTTTTAAGGATGGCTCTTGATGTTGTGCGtttcctctctctctcaaacACCACATTCATAAACGGATATTAAGAACTAGCTGATGGCTTGCTGAACCTTAATTGTTGCAATGTTATCAATCACATCATTGCTTACTGCAGG
The genomic region above belongs to Arachis duranensis cultivar V14167 unplaced genomic scaffold, aradu.V14167.gnm2.J7QH unplaced_Scaffold_165934, whole genome shotgun sequence and contains:
- the LOC127743974 gene encoding NEP1-interacting protein 2-like gives rise to the protein MEFVTENSSPLLGSFVERVNMVGSHALSAIVRNIFSAIFTFCFAFVGTLLGAMTGALIGQETESGFIRGAAIGAISGAVFSIEVFESSLVLWQSDESGIGCFLYLLDVIASLLSGRLVRERIGPAMLSAVQSQMGAVEINFDDVQNIFDTGGAKGLSKDSVEKISKIIITSDNNVDASGEKVSCSVCLQDFQIGETVRSLPHCHHMFHQPCIDKWLIRHGSCPLCRRDL
- the LOC127743852 gene encoding uncharacterized protein LOC127743852 isoform X2, translated to MRIAVPTTTTTSMAGDERQTSYRVLADRCRTLEEEQAKLREQFRQLLQEKEEEEEEVVVADSTLRFLSGNFFSDSPYASVLKCMGHAVHVYRASSGEIIYWNRSAETLYGWKDYEIIGQRVAKFLVTEECYESLQNILERLIRGVPWSGKFPFKKRSGEVFIAIVTKTPLYEDGELVGIITVSSDAAVFNSMDSENRSYQPGNNGKAGGQRINFKRIQWPPRPLIASSVSNLASKILLNRHPDDAFSRNTTTDGDEEKHSIHEKERHSSHQRSENRTFREVSEKAARVLAKLQTGGSEKCGKDDGSIKSNCTNDCSGSKRVNNEGDSSGGSVALTPRKDGANEEDREDPLLRLHCKFNPKKKEQEAINMVIEDEMKKQQEGLQLQSTRESTGSNGGSNGSSSSKGDNESNSIVKSEIHWENLQLREEIGQGSYAVVYHGIWNGSDVAVKVYFGNGYTEETLHDYKKEIDIMKRLRHPNVLLFMGAVYSQERLAIVTELLPRGSLFKILHKSNQPLDIRRLLRMALDVAKGMNYLHHRNPPIVHRDLKSSNLLVDKNWTVKVGDFGLSRLKDSTLLTSKGRGTPQWMAPEVLRNEPSNEKSDVYSFGVILWELMTQSIPWENLNSLQVVGVVGFMDRRLELPEGLDPQVASVIRDCWQSDPEQRPSFQELIQRMMFLVNKVNAVSIRRNSES
- the LOC127743852 gene encoding uncharacterized protein LOC127743852 isoform X1 gives rise to the protein MRIAVPTTTTTSMAGDERQTSYRVLADRCRTLEEEQAKLREQFRQLLQEKEEEEEEVVVADSTLRFLSGNFFSDSPYASVLKCMGHAVHVYRASSGEIIYWNRSAETLYGWKDYEIIGQRVAKFLVTEECYESLQNILERLIRGVPWSGKFPFKKRSGEVFIAIVTKTPLYEDGELVGIITVSSDAAVFNSMDSENRSYQPGNNGKAGGQRINFKRIQWPPRPLIASSVSNLASKILLNRHPDDAFSRNTTTDGDEEKHSIHEKERHSSHQRSENRTFREVSEKVKSTIAARVLAKLQTGGSEKCGKDDGSIKSNCTNDCSGSKRVNNEGDSSGGSVALTPRKDGANEEDREDPLLRLHCKFNPKKKEQEAINMVIEDEMKKQQEGLQLQSTRESTGSNGGSNGSSSSKGDNESNSIVKSEIHWENLQLREEIGQGSYAVVYHGIWNGSDVAVKVYFGNGYTEETLHDYKKEIDIMKRLRHPNVLLFMGAVYSQERLAIVTELLPRGSLFKILHKSNQPLDIRRLLRMALDVAKGMNYLHHRNPPIVHRDLKSSNLLVDKNWTVKVGDFGLSRLKDSTLLTSKGRGTPQWMAPEVLRNEPSNEKSDVYSFGVILWELMTQSIPWENLNSLQVVGVVGFMDRRLELPEGLDPQVASVIRDCWQSDPEQRPSFQELIQRMMFLVNKVNAVSIRRNSES